In Paroedura picta isolate Pp20150507F chromosome 1, Ppicta_v3.0, whole genome shotgun sequence, the following are encoded in one genomic region:
- the ZNF292 gene encoding zinc finger protein 292 isoform X1: protein MADEEAEQDSSNSSSSRLGAERGLLEMQRLKERLLSLETALKESDEAGVEAATEYCQQLCQTLLEYAEKWKTSEDPSPLLEVYTEAIHSFVKAQPYLTSECGNVAVVLERLALSCAELLLCLPLELPENQWKEFQSFIQMSHTKLMENGSCQLHCLDLLTQENGIWNNPVLCSILSQEPVDQEKVDEFLVHEGPVLLDMRIKHLMKSKLLTQATVLAKLCSDHPEIGIKSNFKQTYLVCLCSGSPNEKLMQEIADIDCKDALEMICNLESEGDEKSALILCAAFLSRQLQQGEMYCAWELTLFWSKLQQRVEPSIQIYLERCRQLSVLTKTVYHIFFLIKVINSEIEAAGLATCIELCVKALRLEASENTEVKISICKTISCLLPDDLEVKRACQLSEFLLEPTVDAYYAVEMLYNQPDQKYDEENLPIPNSLRCELLLVLKTQWPFDPEFWDWKMLKRQCLALMGEEASIVSSIDELNDHEMHEKAEECQEENKETSVNGLPGCFDEATNLLKGIRDRRQKNREIKKLRERGFISARFRNWQAYMQYCVLCDKEFLGHRIVRHAQKHYKDGIYSCPICAQNFNSKETFVPHVTLHVKKSSKERLAAMKPLRKLGRPPKTATVGVTKKNNTVIKQEQRHIKKNSLYAADFIVFNDNDGSDDENYEKDKPYIPEMTPVQKPLPVNEFTCPVTLCKKGFKYFKNLIAHAKGHKDNEEAKRFLEMQSKKVICQYCRRHFVSVTHLNDHLQMHCGSKPYICIQMKCKASFNSYAELLSHRKEHPVFRAKCMFPKCGRVFSEAYLLYDHEAQHYNTYTCKFAGCGKVYRSQNELEKHIEDHTKQSEKIFQPESEAKCSQPLEDNETLEINPKEELVLSSENNTNNYVQAENYITEQVKDELLKIEKTEVSASILEPSNSLATEGLEQPLLTPTKSELIVPASNVLMPLLGQKIRENMARKGKLLALSSKMDTATPVPQQLCSVVEDNCNYFPVFQEEKEDVSISQSQTVSMNSVTTTPASLTKSPEKELNQVPFSIQTEVEYQNLLTSKPQVDESMKTTTNLYNLPLKTLEEITVTPPQPNLGTPFVPVIPLAAPVQKFTCEVEGCTRTYNSVQSIGKHMKAAHPDQYAIFKMQRKNKKNRKTSGVQSLPNDSKIVYLLPSQVTTPTSEAFPQQAKISLNPSCTSQLQQLSNALFPTRLESMTDSMLPTVESINTGLSHIKSEPEAALGSQIEHLSSSTISSHLDDLEKPVMPLNIDSGSDPFLPLPAENGPISLFPSPTDNGPSSVFSQMESTNHFSSRLEGNTNSAFSKEESVDSLFPSQVSNDNFSEVTPPSPLSAKAKKDRKRSIDGKERKPKHNKRAKWPAIIRDGKFICSRCYRVFSNPRSLGGHLSKRSYCKPLDESEISPEALQLNGQSALLASMILSSNALSLQPQQESTFNPETCFKEPSFLQLLATENRSAAFLQNLFPRTSMTNFSTNENEEGNEIIKQALETAGIPSTFDSAEILPHIVTTSCISGTSQINATVLPNPGVSPMLQAMCSPATLLTDQNRILNTKISSIDECSSLPVFPDELILKTIENGLCPSLVSNSPSSSHNFGNNSSRASVISSVKNSESLNKKGISGSKKKKKATASLVVPNTSQKLIVNDLTTLGLLARNIEESVQVSTENFQSNVLTNCESPVLMESLAQKLSNVVNELTADVKENIETTEEIHADISPALVKSENADSQFNSGSCTQGSSELSISEVNVIQNYEKTLEIIQTAMNSQLVEVKTEIQEVSIESLQKAPMNAAETSSENSSQKLSNPAQLVIHTPSVTPGKMNPSQSESSHKDDTQIMEILEGLKRLKLESEIPSQELDSIIHCLPGDALLPPLLGPVVASENKPLAQPSSEAHIQFSEKVHKPFMCQAPGCNYSAMTKDALFKHYSKIHQYTAEMILEIKKHQLKYAPFKCVVATCPKTFTRNSNLRAHCQLVHHFTTEEMVKLKLKRPYGRRSQSKTASLTPRPAELKPIPCVLIESKNKSQLIEENEIKKQTYIECVKIPERVRSENTCVTEKLEKPPQVVPVPLELHSVVPLSNVQVQPKIRKIRRHRKEKEERKYKKTVQKSLEFPTSYSPYRPYRCVHQGCFAAFTIQQNLILHYQAVHKSDLPSFSVEAEEESEPSKDDDSTKEEDSNETEPSLGVKEFRCEVRNCSRIFQEITSLIQHYMKLHEMTPEEIASMKSALDAGRFPCDQSECKASFTAYINYIIHLETDHGIKIKQTKTEDGMYKCDCEGCDRIYATRSNLLRHIFNKHNDRHKDHLIRPRRFLTPGQENISSKANLEKTMKIKHRILKCNKAGKNGNRISIRTKRKRTITVENKNSKVGQIDENKPFSLKRGKHVYSIKARNDALSECTSKFIIQYPCMIKGCSSVVTSENNIIRHYKCHKLSKAFTSQHRSLLIVSNKHLYSSDKEATSQNEIIEDKKSEVKELQLDLSENSEDLRPSTPIVPKEPEKGEKDEVDELAELFITKLLNEDLTGTENQTKQSSDVNSNLQEINPCPSEKQNINGNLKRVCKEKNPSQNKKKKVDKQDEIPSVELSDLRSEEETAVAVQTAEEQPAAFDWSSFKPMGFEVSFLKFLEESAVKQKKTTERGFHGCGTRKGSYSNLRKSNEKNSLARTRSCSESETHVQFANASQFQCSGTVKIVLDKTFKACTELVLKQLQEMKPIVSLTKLDGHLEANPEVIK, encoded by the exons TGGATGAATTTTTAGTCCATGAAGGTCCTGTCCTACTGGATATGCGCATTAAACATCTGATGAAATCAAAGCTGTTAACTCAAGCCACTGTCCTAGCAAAACTATGCTCTGATCACCCAGAAATTGGTATCAAAAGCAATTTTAAGCAAACTTACTTAGTCTGCCTTTGCTCTGGATCACCAAATGAAAAATTAATGCAAGAG ATTGCAGACATAGATTGCAAAGATGCTTTAGAAATGATCTGTAATCTAGAATCTGAAGGAGATGAAAAGAGTGCTCTGATTTTGTGTGCAGCATTTTTATCGCGACAACTGCAGCAAGGAGAGATGTACTGTGCATG GGAACTGACTCTCTTTTGGAGCAAGCTACAGCAAAGGGTTGAGCCTTCAATACAGATATATCTGGAGAGATGTCGTCAATTGTCTGTGTTAACAAAGACAGTATATCACATTTTCTTCCTAATTAAAGTAATCAATTCAGAG ATTGAAGCTGCTGGACTTGCAACCTGCATTGAACTGTGTGTGAAAGCATTGCGTTTAGAAGCCAGTGAGAACACAGAGGTCAAGATTTCTATTTGCAAGACTATATCTTGCTTATTGCCTGATGATTTGGAAGTTAAACGTGCTTGTCAACTGAGTGAATTTCTTCTGGAGCCTACAGTGGATGCATACTATGCTGTTGAAATGTTGTATAATCAGCCTGACCAGAAATATGATGAAGAAAACCTTCCAATACCAAATTCATTACGTTGTGAGCTCTTGCTTGTATTAAAAACACAGTGGCCTTTTGATCCTGAATTTTGGGACTGGAAGATGCTAAAGCGTCAGTGTCTTGCATTGATGGGAGAGGAAGCATCAATTGTATCTTCAATAGATGAGTTAAATGACCATGAAATGCATGAAAAGGCAGAAGAATGCCAAGAAGAGAACAAAGAAACTTCAGTGAATGGACTTCCTGGATGCTTTGATGAAGCTACAAATTTACTTAAAGGGATTAGAGATAGAAGGcagaaaaacagagaaataaaaaagttgagagagcgAGGATTCATATCAGCTAGGTTCAGAAACTGGCAAGCCTACATGCAATATTGTGTATTGTGCGACAAGGAATTCCTTGGTCATAGGATAGTTAGACATGCACAGAAACACTATAAAGATGGAATTTACAGTTGTCCCATATGTGCACAAAATTTTAATTCTAAAGAAACTTTTGTTCCGCATGTGACACTCCACGTTAAGAAATCCAGTAAAGAAAGACTGGCGGCCATGAAACCATTAAGAAAACTAGGAAGGCCACCTAAAACAGCAACTGTGGGTGTGACTAAGAAGAACAATACTGTAATTAAGCAGGAACAACGGCACATAAAAAAGAACAGCCTTTATGCAGCAGACTTCATTGTTTTTAATGATAATGATGGCTCTGATGACGAAAACTATGAAAAAGACAAACCTTACATTCCAGAGATGACACCAGTTCAAAAGCCGTTGCCTGTGAATGAATTTACCTGTCCAGTTACTTTGTGTAAAAAAggctttaaatactttaaaaatttaaTAGCACATGCAAAAGGTCATAAAGACAATGAAGAAGCTAAGCGCTTTCTTGAAATGCAGAGCAAAAAAGTAATTTGCCAGTACTGTAGACGACACTTTGTAAGTGTTACCCACCTTAATGACCACTTACAAATGCACTGTGGCAGCAAACCTTATATCTGTATACAAATGAAATGTAAGGCTAGTTTTAATAGTTATGCTGAACTACTGAGTCATAGAAAAGAGCACCCAGTCTTCAGGGCAAAATGCATGTTTCCTAAATGTGGGAGAGTGTTTTCTGAGGCATATTTGCTTTATGATCATGAAGCACAGCATTATAATACCTACACCTGCAAATTTGCAGGTTGTGGAAAAGTTTACCGGTCTCAAAATGAATTAGAAAAACATATTGAAGATCACACTAAACAGTCTGAAAAAATATTCCAGCCTGAAAGTGAAGCTAAATGTTCTCAACCTTTGGAAGATAATGAGACTCTTGAGATAAATCCAAAAGAGGAATTGGTGCTGTCATCAGAAAATAACACAAATAACTATGTTCAAGCTGAAAATTATATCACAGAGCAAGTCAAAGATGAATTGCTCAAGATCGAGAAAACAGAAGTGTCAGCTAGTATATTGGAACCGAGTAATTCACTCGCCACTGAAGGTTTGGAACAGCCTTTGCTAACGCCAACAAAGTCAGAATTAATAGTTCCAGCCAGCAATGTTTTGATGCCTCTTCTTGGCCAGAAAATTCGAGAAAATATGGCAAGAAAGGGCAAATTACTTGCTTTAAGCAGTAAAATGGATACTGCTACACCTGTACCCCAACAGTTGTGCTCAGTAGTTGAAGATAACTGCAATTATTTTCCAGtttttcaagaagaaaaagaggatgtCTCTATTAGTCAATCCCAGACGGTTTCCATGAATTCAGTTACAACAACTCCAGCAAGCTTAACAAAAAGTCCAGAAAAAGAGTTAAACCAAGTGCCTTTCAGTATACAGACTGAAGTAGAGTATCAAAATTTACTGACTTCAAAACCTCAAGTTGATGAGAGCATGAAGACTACTACTAATCTCTATAATCTGCCTCTGAAGACTTTAGAAGAAATTACAGTTACTCCACCTCAGCCTAATTTAGGCACACCTTTTGTTCCTGTCATCCCATTGGCTGCCCCTGTCCAGAAGTTTACTTGTGAAGTTGAAGGATGTACACGGACCTACAATTCTGTGCAGAGCATTGGCAAACACATGAAGGCAGCACATCCTGATCAGTATGCTATATTTAAGATGCAACGCAAGAATAAGAAAAATCGAAAAACAAGTGGTGTGCAAAGCTTGCCAAATGATAGCAAAATAGTTTATTTGTTGCCATCACAAGTGACCACTCCCACTAGTGAGGCTTTTCCTCAACAGGCCAAAATCAGTTTAAATCCCTCATGTACGAGCCAGTTGCAGCAGCTCTCTAATGCTCTTTTCCCAACACGTCTGGAAAGTATGACTGACTCAATGTTGCCTACTGTGGAAAGTATAAACACAGGTTTGTCTCATATTAAAAGTGAACCAGAGGCTGCATTGGGCTCCCAAATAGAACATTTGTCCAGTTCAACTATATCTTCACATCTAGATGATCTGGAAAAGCCGGTGATGCCTTTGAACATTGACAGTGGTTCAGATCCTTTCCTCCCTTTGCCTGCAGAAAATGGTCCAATTTCTCTCTTTCCGTCACCAACAGACAATGGTCCAAGTTCTGTCTTTTCACAAATGGAGAGTACTAATCATTTTTCTTCCCGACTAGAAGGAAACACTAATTCTGCTTTCTCAAAAGAGGAAAGTGTTGACTCGTTGTTTCCTTCTCAAGTGAGTAACGATAACTTCAGTGAAGTCACTCCACCGTCTCCACTATCAGCAAAGGCAAAAAAGGATCGTAAGCGAAGTATagatgggaaagagagaaaaccAAAGCATAATAAACGGGCAAAGTGGCCAGCGATTATTCGAGATGGTAAATTTATTTGTAGCAGATGTTACCGGGTTTTTTCTAATCCTCGATCACTTGGTGGTCACTTGTCTAAACGGTCATACTGTAAACCTCTAGATGAATCTGAGATTTCTCCAGAAGCTCTACAACTTAATGGACAATCCGCTTTACTTGCGAGTATGATTCTTTCTTCAAATGCTTTGAGCTTACAGCCGCAGCAGGAATCAACATTTAATCCAGAAACATGTTTTAAAGAGCCATCATTTCTGCAGCTGCTTGCAACTGAGAATCGGTCTGCTGCTTTTTTACAGAACTTGTTTCCACGAACCAGTATGACTAATTTCAGTACAAATGAGAATGAGGAAGGAAATGAAATTATAAAACAGGCCTTGGAAACTGCTGGCATCCCAAGTACATTTGATTCTGCAGAAATTTTGCCACACATAGTTACTACAAGTTGCATCTCTGGTACAAGTCAAATAAATGCAACTGTTCTGCCCAATCCAGGAGTGTCACCTATGCTACAAGCTATGTGCAGCCCTGCTACCTTGCTAACAGACCAAAATAGAATACTTAACACCAAAATTTCCTCCATAGATGAATGCAGCAGTTTACCTGTATTTCCAGATGAGTTAATACTAAAGACAATTGAAAATGGCCTATGTCCCAGCTTGGTTTCTAATTCTCCATCCTCATCACATAACTTTGGAAATAATTCTTCACGGGCTTCAGTCATAAGCAGCGTTAAAAATTCAGAATCGTTGAATAAAAAGGGGATCAGTGgttcaaagaaaaagaagaaagcaacTGCTTCTTTAGTTGTGCCTAACACTTCCCAGAAATTAATTGTTAATGATTTAACAACATTGGGACTTTTAGCTAGAAACATTGAAGAAAGTGTGCAAGTATCCACAGAGAACTTTCAATCAAATGTATTGACAAACTGTGAATCTCCAGTCTTAATGGAAAGTCTTGCACAGAAACTAAGTAATGTAGTCAATGAATTAACAGCAGATGTCAAAGAGAATATCGAAACTACTGAAGAAATTCATGCAGACATTTCTCCTGCATTAGTGAAAAGTGAAAATGCTGACTCTCAGTTCAATTCAGGTTCCTGCACTCAAGGAAGCTCTGAATTAAGTATCTCAGAGGTTAATGTTATTCAGAATTATGAAAAGACACTTGAAATTATTCAAACAGCTATGAATTCCCAGTTGGTTGAAGTAAAAACTGAAATCCAAGAGGTGTCAATTGAATCACTGCAGAAAGCACCAATGAATGCTGCTGAAACATCTTCAGAAAACTCATCTCAAAAGTTATCCAACCCGGCCCAACTTGTCATACACACGCCGAGTGTCACCCCTGGCAAAATGAACCCTTCTCAATCTGAAAGCTCTCATAAGGATGATACTCAGATTATGGAGATTTTAGAAGGTTTAAAACGATTGAAATTAGAAAGTGAAATACCTAGCCAAGAATTGGACAGTATTATTCATTGTCTTCCAGGAGAtgcactgctgccaccacttctGGGTCCTGTTGTTGCATCTGAGAACAAACCTCTTGCACAGCCATCTTCAGAAGCACATATTCAGTTCAGTGAAAAAGTCCATAAGCCTTTTATGTGCCAGGCACCAGGGTGCAATTACAGTGCTATGACAAAGGATGCATTGTTTAAACACTACAGCAAAATACATCAATATACTGCTGAAATGATACTAGAAATCAAGAAACACCAGTTAAAATATGCTCCCTTTAAGTGTGTTGTAGCTACCTGTCCTAAAACATTTACAAGGAATTCTAATCTTCGGGCTCATTGTCAGCTTGTGCATCACTTTACAACAGAGGAAATGGtaaaattgaaattaaaaagGCCATACGGGAGGAGATCTCAAAGCAAAACTGCTAGCTTAACACCAAGGCCTGCTGAACTAAAACCTATTCCATGTGTGTTAATAGaaagtaaaaataaatctcagttgattgaagaaaatgaaataaagaaacaaacatatATAGAATGTGTGAAAATTCCAGAAAGAGTGAGATCAGAAAATACTTGTGTAACTGAAAAATTAGAAAAGCCTCCCCAAGTAGTTCCAGTTCCACTTGAACTTCATAGTGTAGTCCCACTTAGTAATGTGCAGGTACAACCAAAAATCCGTAAGATCAGAAGAcataggaaagaaaaagaagaaagaaaatataagaaaacagTTCAGAAATCTCTGGAATTTCCAACTAGCTATAGTCCCTATAGACCATATCGATGTGTGCATCAAGGTTGCTTTGCGGCATTTACAATACAACAGAATTTAATTCTTCATTATCAAGCAGTGCATAAATCTGATCTGCCATCCTTCTCTGTAGAGGCCGAAGAAGAAAGTGAGCCAAGTAAAGACGATGACAGTACTAAAGAAGAAGATAGTAATGAAACTGAACCTAGTTTAGGTGTAAAAGAATTTAGATGTGAGGTGAGAAATTGCTCTAGAATATTTCAGGAAATAACTAGTCTTATTCAGCACTACATGAAGCTCCACGAAATGACGCCAGAAGAAATTGCGAGCATGAAGTCAGCCTTGGATGCTGGAAGATTCCCCTGTGATCAATCAGAATGTAAAGCATCATTTACAgcatatattaattatattattcaTCTTGAGACAGATCATGGAATAAAGATCAAGCAAACCAAAACAGAGGATGGCATGTACAAGTGTGATTGTGAAGGCTGTGACCGTATTTATGCAACAAGATCTAATCTCTTAAGGCACATTTTTAATAAGCATAACGACAGGCATAAAGACCATTTAATAAGACCAAGACGGTTCCTGACACCAGGTCAGGAAAATATTTCAAGCAAAGCTAACTTGGAAAAAACTATGAAAATTAAACATAGAATACTAAAATGTAATAAGGCTgggaaaaatggaaacagaatttCCATTAGGACCAAGAGGAAGAGGACTATTACTGTAGAAAATAAAAACTCAAAGGTGGGGCAGATTGATGAAAATAAGCCTTTTTCGTTGAAACGAGGAAAACATGTGTATTCAATAAAGGCTAGAAATGACGCCTTATCTGAATGTACAAGCAAATTTATCATTCAGTATCCATGTATGATAAAAGGTTGTTCATCAGTTGTCACAAGTGAGAATAATATAATAAGACATTATAAATGTCACAAGTTGTCTAAAGCATTTACCTCACAACACAGAAGTCTCTTAATTGTCTCAAATAAGCATTTATATTCATCAGATAAAGAAGCAACTTCACAAAATGAGATTATTGAGGACAAAAAAAGTGAAGTAAAAGAATTGCAGCTAGATTTGTCAGAAAACTCTGAGGATTTAAGACCCTCTACTCCTATAGTGCCGAAAGAGCCTGAAAAAGGTGAAAAAGATGAAGTAGATGAGCTTGCAGAACTGTTCATTACCAAACTTCTTAATGAGGACCTCACAGGTACAGAGAACCAGACAAAGCAGTCTTCTGATGTAAACAGCAACTTACAAGAAATCAACCCTTGCCCTTCAGAAAAGCAAAACATAAATGGTAATTTAAAAAGAgtatgcaaagaaaaaaatccctctcaaaacaaaaaaaagaaagttgacaAGCAGGATGAAATACCATCTGTTGAATTGAGTGATCTGCGCAGCGAGGAGGAAACTGCAGTTGCAGTTCAGACAGCTGAAGAACAGCCTGCAGCTTTTGACTGGAGTTCATTTAAGCCCATGGGATTTGAAGTCTCGTTTCTCAAGTTCCTTGAAGAGTCTGCTGTGAAGCAAAAGAAAACCACAGAAAGAGGTTTTCATGGTTGTGGAACCAGAAAAGGTTCTTACTCAAACTTACGAAAATCTAATGAAAAGAACTCTTTAGCAAGAACACGGTCATGTTCTGAAAGTGAAACCCATGTACAGTTTGCTAATGCATCACAATTTCAGTGTAGTGGTACTGTAAAAATAGTTTTAGATAAGACTTTTAAGGCTTGCACTGAGCTTGTATTGAAGCAACTTCAGGAAATGAAACCTATTGTCAGTCTGACAAAACTCGATGGACACTTGGAGGCAAATCCAGAGGTTATAAAATAA